A region from the Panicum hallii strain FIL2 chromosome 1, PHallii_v3.1, whole genome shotgun sequence genome encodes:
- the LOC112892515 gene encoding ribosome biogenesis protein BRX1 homolog 1-like yields the protein MAKKRKRTDAPVEAAGAEKPDDSAPERPPRTLFGFRDPAPDAEPASVAAAAPFRNKEKVLITCSRRITYRYRHLMQDILSLLPHAKKDSKVESKQSKGNALNELLELRSCSSCLFFECRKQKDLYLWMVKSPGGPSVKFLVNAVHTMEELKLTGNHLKGSRPLLTFSTNFDEQPHWMLVKEMITQIFATPKDHRKAKPFHDHVFAFSIVDGHVWFRNYQISVPHNEINKIDKGGLDKMTLIEVGPRFCLNPIKIFGGSFGGPTWYENPYYISPNQIRALEKRQKAGKYVKKVKAKVRRKMHEMENTLEPDEFAELWKGE from the exons ATGGCGAAGAAGCGGAAGCGCACCGACGCACCCGTAGAGGCTGCGGGCGCAGAGAAGCCCGACGACTCCGCGCCGGAGCGCCCGCCGCGCACGCTCTTCGGCTTCAGGGACCCGGCCCCCGACGCCGAGCCCGCCTCCGTGGCCGCGGCGGCTCCGTTCCGGAACAAGGAGAAGGTGCTCATCACCTGCTCCCGCCGCATCACGTACAG GTACCGGCATCTGATGCAGGACATTCTGTCGCTGCTCCCTCACGCCAAAAAGGACAGCAAGGTCGAGTCGAAGCAGAGTAAGGGAAACGCGCTGAACGAGCTGCTCGAGCTCAGGAGCTGCTCCAGCTGCCTCTTCTTCGAG TGCAGAAAACAGAAGGATCTCTACCTTTGGATGGTCAAGTCTCCTGGAGGACCATCAGTGAAATTTCTAGTTAATGCTG TTCACACTATGGAGGAGTTGAAGCTTACTGGTAACCATCTAAAAGGGTCCCGACCGCTTCTTacgttttctacaaattttgatGAGCAACCTCATTGGATGCTTGTGAAGGAAATGATAACTCAG ATATTTGCTACTCCTAAAGATCACCGTAAAGCCAAACCCTTCCATGACCATGTGTTTGCCTTCTCCATCGTTGACGGCCATGTTTGGTTTCGAAACTACCAG ATCTCTGTTCCCCACAATGAGATCAACAAAATTGATAAAGGAGGTCTGGATAAAATGACACTTATTGAG GTTGGCCCCAGGTTCTGTTTGAATCCAATCAAAATATTTGGTGGTAGTTTTGGTGGTCCTACGTGGTATGAGAATCCGTACTATATTTCTCCCAATCAG ATCCGTGCACTAGAGAAGCGGCAGAAGGCAGGCAAATATGTCAAGAAGGTGAAGGCCAAGGTGAGGAGGAAGATGCATGAGATGGAGAACACCCTGGAGCCTGATGAGTTTGCTGAACTCTGGAAAGGGGAGTAG
- the LOC112884817 gene encoding replication protein A 70 kDa DNA-binding subunit B-like: MVKLNKRTVVVEDKDEVSGFPKYTFSLIPLDKLEQYKNKTDRFIDVIAKIKAVTNATKVTTASGDQQMRRVILLEDLKGNTIELSLSGKRALEFDGEQVIHVGQHHHVIAIFVGTLVKLYKGHYPFLSGTSACRWYINENDIAEIKIFQKSLPSDPIPVQKTYLQTDADAAQKFEDRTLQELKHVDPFLDMGQRYQCTATIIGITENQTWCYRACKICNSRMIQKENNYECAKEGCPSSQFEWKYKIPFIASDHTYKLEFMFFEKKGMELIGKSASTLIKQYKPKEIPLEISAWIGYKFTFIVRVLSKKSVNAADPSFEVLMIKERFGKEPITSFTSSNEGVPAESSSSFITEFKDLPLLIPITSKDTKERLTDYSQVETAGETQDMEIEPFGIWEEAQSSNKRSFGELDNHNQEINDNNEDPSEDNTTKRMRSQEKSKN, encoded by the exons ATGGTCAAGCTCAACAAAAGGACTGTTGTCGTTGAAGATAAAGATGAAGTTTCAGGTTTTCCTAAATATACTTTCTCACTAATTCCATTGGATAAGCTGGAGCAATACAAGAACAAGACCGATCGTTTTATAG ATGTTATTGCGAAGATCAAAGCAGTCACAAATGCAACAAAGGTTACTACAGCTTCAGGGGATCAGCAAATGAGAAGAGTTATACTTTTAGAAGATCTTAA GGGCAATACGATTGAGTTGTCACTATCAGGGAAAAGAGCTTTGGAATTTGACGGAGAACAAGTTATACATGTGGGTCAACATCATCATGTTATTGCAATATTTGTAGGAACCTTAGTCAAGCTCTACAAAGGTCACTATCCATTTCTGAGTGGAACTTCAGCATGTCGTTGGTACATCAACGAAAATGACATTGCCGAAATCAAAATTTTTCAGAAAAG TTTGCCAAGTGATCCTATACCTGTACAAAAGACGTATCTCCAAACTGATGCCGATGCAGCACAAAAATTTGAAGACAGAACCCTACAAGAGCTCAAGCATGTAGACCCTTTCCTTGACATG GGACAAAGATATCAGTGCACAGCTACTATTATTGGAATCACAGAAAATCAAACATGGTGTTATAGAGCTTGCAAGATCTGCAACTCAAGGATGATTCAAAAAGAAAATAATTATGAATGCGCAAAGGAAGGGTGTCCATCTTCACAATTTGAATGGAA GTACAAAATACCATTTATTGCAAGTGATCACACCTATAAGCTAGAATTTATGTTCTTTGAGAAAAAAGGAATGGAGCTTATAGGAAAAAGTGCATCAACTCTTATTAAGCAATATAAACCAAAGGAGATACCACTAGAGATATCAGCTTGGATAGGCTACAAATTTACTTTCATTGTAAGAGTGCTATCAAAAAAAAGTGTTAACGCTGCTGATCCATCCTTTGAAGTGCTTATGATAAAAGAAAGATTTGGAAAGGAGCCTATTACATCATTTACCAGCTCAAATGAAGGTGTCCCAGCAGAATCCTCTTCCTCTTTTATCACAGAATTCAAGGATTTACCATTGCTGATTCCAATTACTTCTAAAGACACAAAAGAACGA CTCACGGACTATTCACAGGTAGAAACCGCTGGAGAAACTCAAGATATGGAGATTGAACCATTTGG CATTTGGGAAGAAGCTCAGAGCTCAAACAAAAGAAGCTTTGGAGAGCTAGACAATCATAACCAG GAAATCAACGATAATAATGAAGATCCTTCCGAAGATAACACAACCAAAAGGATGCGCTCACAAGAAAAAAGCAAAAATTGA